Proteins from a genomic interval of Erwinia sp. SLM-02:
- a CDS encoding TorD/DmsD family molecular chaperone produces the protein MNEFSVICRILGSLYNRQPQDPLLVPLFTLLQSGKLQQHWPLEQDELLTRLQENSDPQLLAADYNALFVGSECKVPPYGSQWPEGPQEVEVRAFLTSRGMPLGEGPADHFGALLLASSWLEDQSEADEFLAQVTLFDDFLMPWCGAFLGKVEAHASTAFYRTLAAISREAVQAMRDELAELEEQQGGASE, from the coding sequence ATGAATGAGTTCTCTGTCATCTGCCGCATCCTCGGCTCGCTGTATAACCGCCAGCCGCAGGATCCGCTGTTAGTGCCGCTGTTTACGCTGCTTCAGTCCGGCAAGCTGCAGCAGCACTGGCCGCTGGAGCAGGATGAGCTGCTGACCCGCCTGCAGGAAAACAGCGACCCGCAGCTGCTGGCGGCGGACTATAACGCGCTGTTTGTCGGCAGCGAGTGCAAGGTGCCGCCTTACGGGTCGCAGTGGCCGGAAGGGCCGCAGGAAGTGGAAGTCCGCGCCTTTCTGACCAGCCGCGGTATGCCGCTGGGCGAAGGTCCGGCAGATCATTTCGGTGCGCTGCTGCTGGCCTCTTCCTGGCTGGAAGATCAGTCAGAGGCCGATGAGTTTCTGGCGCAGGTTACCCTGTTTGATGATTTCCTGATGCCGTGGTGCGGGGCGTTTCTCGGCAAGGTGGAGGCGCACGCGTCAACGGCGTTTTACCGCACGCTGGCGGCCATCAGCCGCGAAGCCGTGCAGGCGATGCGCGATGAGCTGGCCGAGCTGGAAGAGCAGCAGGGCGGCGCGTCCGAATAG
- a CDS encoding phosphatase translates to MYPVDLHMHTVASTHAYSTLRDYVLQAQTCGVKLLAITDHGPDMADAPHYWHFVNMRVWPRVIDGVGILRGIEANIKNNEGEIDCSGPMLEAIDIIVAGFHEPVLQPQDKEHNTKAMIATMANGLVHIISHPGNPKYPIDIQAVAEAAAKYNVALELNNSSFTTSRKGSEPNCRAVAAAVKEAGGWLALGSDSHTAFTLGNFEHCLRIMREVDFPEDRVLNVTPRRLLDFLALRTGKTIEEFAGF, encoded by the coding sequence ATGTATCCCGTAGACCTTCATATGCATACCGTCGCCAGTACTCATGCCTACAGCACGCTGCGCGACTACGTGCTGCAGGCGCAGACCTGCGGCGTTAAGCTGCTGGCGATCACCGACCACGGTCCGGATATGGCCGATGCCCCACACTACTGGCACTTCGTGAATATGAGAGTCTGGCCGCGGGTGATTGACGGCGTGGGTATTTTACGCGGCATTGAAGCCAACATTAAAAACAACGAAGGCGAGATCGACTGCAGCGGACCGATGCTGGAGGCGATCGATATTATCGTGGCCGGCTTCCACGAGCCGGTCCTGCAGCCGCAGGATAAAGAACATAATACCAAAGCGATGATCGCCACCATGGCCAACGGACTGGTACATATCATCAGCCACCCTGGAAATCCGAAGTACCCGATCGACATTCAGGCGGTGGCGGAAGCGGCGGCGAAGTACAACGTGGCGCTGGAGCTGAACAACTCCTCCTTTACCACCTCGCGTAAGGGCAGCGAGCCGAACTGTCGTGCGGTGGCCGCTGCGGTAAAAGAAGCGGGCGGCTGGCTGGCTCTCGGCTCCGATTCCCATACCGCCTTCACGCTCGGCAACTTCGAGCACTGCCTGCGCATTATGCGTGAGGTGGACTTCCCGGAAGATCGCGTACTTAACGTCACGCCGCGCCGCCTGCTTGATTTCCTCGCGCTGCGCACCGGAAAAACGATTGAAGAGTTTGCCGGGTTTTAG
- a CDS encoding helix-turn-helix transcriptional regulator, which translates to MSGTQGIRVDIMELNSGAKISRNVLSQDQYFTLGLMELLGTDFLEAFYQVVDLDFNDINECKDLPASRKKTVAFASSDLAYYNSELYAEVAVLDKGSSLKEIISFFASENTLGNYHIKFNLTHRERQMLNLIKKGESNKEIASKFGVTLKTIYSHRRNLMMKLGCENRIMFHKLFLKNRLITSA; encoded by the coding sequence ATGTCGGGCACACAGGGAATAAGAGTCGATATCATGGAACTGAATTCAGGTGCAAAAATATCAAGGAATGTTTTATCCCAGGACCAGTATTTTACCCTTGGTCTGATGGAACTGCTCGGCACTGATTTTCTTGAAGCATTTTACCAGGTTGTTGATCTGGATTTTAATGACATAAATGAATGTAAGGATCTGCCTGCTTCCCGAAAAAAGACGGTGGCCTTCGCTTCCAGCGACCTCGCCTATTACAACTCTGAGCTCTATGCCGAAGTTGCCGTTTTGGATAAAGGAAGCAGCCTGAAGGAAATTATTTCTTTTTTTGCAAGTGAAAACACGCTTGGAAATTATCACATTAAATTCAATTTGACGCATCGTGAAAGACAGATGTTAAATTTGATAAAAAAGGGAGAAAGCAATAAGGAAATAGCGTCAAAGTTTGGCGTAACGCTAAAAACCATTTATTCACACCGGCGAAATCTGATGATGAAGCTGGGGTGCGAAAACCGAATTATGTTCCACAAGTTGTTTTTAAAAAACCGGCTTATTACTTCTGCGTAA
- the exaC gene encoding acetaldehyde dehydrogenase ExaC, with product MRYAYPGSKDSLIVLKPQYGNFINGEFVPPVNGQYFTNTSPVNGSDIGQFPRSDKDDVEKALDAAHAAADAWGKTSVQARSLTLLKIADRLEEKLEYLAVNETWDNGKPVRETLAADMPLAVDHFRYFAGCLRAQEGTAAEIDEFTAAYHFHEPLGVVAQIIPWNFPLLMAAWKLAPALAAGNCVVLKPAEQTPLSITLFVEVIADLLPKGVLNVIHGYGKEAGEALASNPRIAKVAFTGSTATGGHILELAAKNLIPSTVELGGKSPNIFFEDIMQAEESFIEKAAEGVVLGFLNQGEVCTCPSRALVQESIYEPFMAAVMKRVKTIRRGDPMDTDTMVGAQASQQQFDKILSYLDIAQKEGAEVLTGGGVEKLEGDLNGGYYIQPTLLKGTNSMRVFQEEIFGPVVGITTFKDEAEAIAIANDSIYGLGAGVWTRDINRAYRVGRAIKAGRVWTNCYHLYPAHAAFGGYKKSGIGRETHKMMLDHYQQTKNLLVSYSVQPLGFF from the coding sequence ATGCGCTACGCTTACCCGGGCAGTAAAGATTCCCTGATCGTGCTTAAACCGCAGTATGGCAACTTCATCAACGGTGAGTTTGTGCCGCCGGTCAACGGCCAGTATTTTACCAATACCTCACCGGTCAACGGTTCGGACATCGGCCAGTTCCCCCGTTCCGATAAAGACGACGTGGAAAAAGCGCTGGATGCTGCCCACGCCGCGGCCGATGCCTGGGGCAAAACCTCGGTGCAGGCGCGTTCGCTGACCCTGCTGAAAATCGCCGACCGGCTGGAAGAGAAGCTGGAATACCTCGCCGTCAATGAAACCTGGGATAACGGCAAGCCGGTGCGTGAAACGCTGGCGGCCGATATGCCGCTGGCGGTCGACCACTTCCGCTATTTTGCCGGCTGCCTGCGCGCGCAGGAGGGCACCGCCGCCGAGATCGATGAGTTTACCGCCGCCTATCACTTCCACGAGCCGCTGGGCGTGGTGGCGCAGATTATTCCGTGGAATTTCCCGCTGCTGATGGCGGCGTGGAAGCTGGCACCGGCGCTGGCGGCGGGCAACTGCGTGGTGCTGAAACCCGCCGAACAGACGCCGCTGTCGATCACCTTATTCGTTGAGGTGATTGCCGATCTGCTGCCGAAAGGCGTGCTGAATGTGATCCACGGCTACGGCAAAGAGGCGGGTGAAGCGCTGGCGTCCAACCCGCGCATCGCCAAAGTCGCCTTTACCGGCTCCACCGCCACCGGCGGCCATATTCTGGAGCTGGCGGCGAAAAACCTGATCCCGTCCACCGTCGAGCTGGGCGGTAAATCGCCGAATATCTTCTTCGAAGACATCATGCAGGCGGAAGAATCATTTATCGAAAAGGCGGCGGAGGGCGTGGTGCTCGGCTTCCTCAATCAGGGCGAGGTCTGTACCTGCCCGTCCCGCGCGCTGGTGCAGGAATCGATTTACGAACCCTTTATGGCGGCGGTGATGAAACGGGTGAAAACCATCCGGCGCGGCGACCCGATGGACACCGATACCATGGTCGGCGCACAGGCATCCCAGCAGCAGTTCGACAAAATTCTCTCCTATCTGGACATCGCGCAGAAAGAGGGGGCGGAAGTGCTGACCGGCGGCGGGGTGGAGAAACTGGAGGGCGATCTTAACGGTGGTTATTACATCCAGCCGACGCTGCTCAAGGGCACCAACAGCATGCGCGTGTTCCAGGAGGAGATCTTCGGGCCGGTGGTGGGGATAACCACCTTTAAGGATGAGGCTGAGGCGATTGCCATCGCTAACGATTCGATTTACGGGCTGGGGGCGGGCGTCTGGACGCGGGACATCAACCGTGCCTACCGCGTGGGCCGGGCCATCAAGGCCGGACGCGTGTGGACCAACTGCTACCATCTCTATCCGGCACATGCGGCGTTTGGCGGCTATAAAAAATCCGGCATCGGCCGTGAAACCCACAAAATGATGCTCGATCACTACCAGCAGACCAAAAACCTGCTGGTCAGCTACAGCGTGCAGCCGCTCGGCTTCTTCTGA
- a CDS encoding transcriptional regulator, with amino-acid sequence MLTATTGRLLRYLLQHKGQVVSKDELLEKVWDAYGLSTSSNSLYKYISDLRALFKNLGYTDEFIITVPKMGFMFSKTVAVEINEDGIRANESLIVPGDEPGTDPAAGPVSEPQEASLTPEESDPSANSVGDNPARDKLPAANRSGGGRKIALLSLTLAVLIAAVIISYQLGDSGRQNEMTWPLGYIDNCPVRSFTPHESEKSLAVLKNIIATKGMLCSGNSIYFVRVSEPVLTDKKGRIFISRCNYTDGKNRNFSSCENYYRADYEITQ; translated from the coding sequence ATGTTAACCGCAACGACGGGCAGGCTGTTACGTTATCTTCTGCAGCATAAAGGACAGGTCGTATCAAAAGACGAACTTCTGGAAAAGGTGTGGGATGCTTACGGACTGTCGACCTCCAGCAACAGCCTCTACAAATACATTTCAGACCTCAGAGCGCTCTTCAAAAACCTGGGCTATACGGATGAGTTCATTATTACCGTGCCGAAAATGGGTTTTATGTTTTCTAAAACGGTCGCCGTGGAGATAAATGAAGACGGCATCAGGGCGAATGAATCGTTAATTGTGCCGGGTGATGAACCGGGGACAGACCCAGCTGCTGGGCCGGTTTCTGAACCGCAGGAAGCGAGCCTGACCCCTGAAGAAAGCGATCCGTCCGCTAACTCAGTCGGGGATAATCCCGCACGCGATAAATTGCCTGCCGCTAACCGTTCCGGGGGAGGGAGAAAAATAGCGCTGCTTTCTTTGACGCTCGCGGTGCTGATAGCGGCTGTTATCATCAGTTATCAACTGGGCGATAGCGGCAGGCAAAATGAGATGACCTGGCCTTTGGGTTATATCGATAACTGCCCGGTGAGAAGTTTTACGCCCCACGAGTCGGAGAAATCACTCGCCGTATTGAAAAATATTATTGCCACTAAAGGTATGCTGTGTTCCGGCAACAGTATTTATTTTGTTCGCGTTTCCGAACCGGTGTTGACCGATAAAAAAGGTCGTATTTTTATTTCCCGCTGTAATTATACCGACGGTAAAAACAGGAATTTCTCATCGTGCGAAAATTATTACAGAGCAGACTATGAAATTACGCAATGA
- a CDS encoding glutamine amidotransferase, with translation MKQPLAIIQLETPPLPVSERVGDQQLWFVQALGLSAGEYIVVRPDLGEALPDPATISAAILSGSWAMVTDHADWSERTAAWVRHVVAEKLPLLGVCYGHQLMAYALGGKVGDNPNGWERGLQQLESGAARQQDPLLSSLPQHFSAWLSHRQSVLTPPPGAQVLASSALEPCQIIRYSPQALSVQFHPEFTGEIMTACLQNSLGEAQAGKLMHNQPEPEWPRQLLQDFWQQQQQPAARRA, from the coding sequence GTGAAGCAACCGTTAGCTATTATCCAACTTGAAACGCCGCCGCTGCCGGTCAGCGAGCGGGTGGGCGATCAGCAGCTGTGGTTCGTGCAGGCGCTGGGCCTGTCGGCCGGTGAGTATATTGTCGTGCGCCCGGATCTCGGCGAGGCGCTGCCCGATCCCGCCACGATTTCTGCCGCCATTCTCAGCGGCTCCTGGGCGATGGTGACCGACCACGCCGACTGGAGCGAGCGCACCGCCGCCTGGGTCCGCCACGTGGTGGCGGAAAAGCTGCCGCTGTTGGGGGTGTGCTATGGTCATCAGCTGATGGCCTACGCGCTGGGGGGGAAGGTCGGCGATAACCCCAACGGCTGGGAGCGCGGTCTGCAGCAGCTGGAGTCGGGCGCAGCCAGGCAGCAGGATCCGTTGCTCTCCTCGCTGCCGCAGCATTTTTCCGCCTGGCTTTCCCATCGCCAGTCGGTGCTGACGCCGCCGCCGGGGGCGCAGGTGCTGGCCAGCTCCGCACTGGAGCCCTGCCAGATTATTCGCTATTCCCCGCAGGCGCTGTCGGTACAGTTCCACCCCGAATTTACCGGCGAAATTATGACCGCCTGCCTGCAGAACAGCCTGGGCGAAGCGCAAGCAGGAAAACTGATGCACAATCAGCCGGAGCCGGAATGGCCGCGGCAGCTGCTGCAGGATTTCTGGCAGCAACAGCAGCAGCCCGCGGCCAGGCGCGCGTAG
- the ghrA gene encoding glyoxylate/hydroxypyruvate reductase GhrA: MDIIYYHPSFHAETWINGLQRRLPDARVRLWQPGDDLPADYALVREPPVAMLQGRQLKGVFALGAGVDDILGQLKKHPEMLAPGIPLFRLEDTGMGRQMQEYAVYHVLGWFRRFNEYQQLKREARWQHLENNQRNAFSIGLLGAGVLGGSVAKSLLDWGFPVRCWSRSPKQIDGVTSFHGQEQLSEFLSGTQVLINLLPNTPQTVGIINRPLLSQLKPGAFLINLARGAHVVDDDLLAALAAGEVKAAALDVFNVEPLPADHPFWSHPDIAMTPHNAAVTLPEEAMDYIAGAITQFENNQMPEGRVDLELGY; the protein is encoded by the coding sequence GTGGACATCATCTATTACCATCCCTCTTTTCATGCCGAAACCTGGATCAACGGGCTTCAGCGCCGCCTGCCGGATGCCAGAGTGCGGCTGTGGCAGCCGGGCGACGATCTCCCCGCTGACTATGCCCTGGTCCGGGAGCCACCCGTTGCCATGCTGCAGGGACGTCAGCTTAAAGGCGTGTTCGCGCTGGGTGCCGGGGTGGATGATATTCTCGGGCAGCTAAAGAAGCACCCTGAGATGCTCGCGCCCGGGATCCCGCTGTTCCGCCTGGAAGATACCGGCATGGGTCGTCAGATGCAGGAATATGCCGTCTATCACGTGCTGGGCTGGTTCCGCCGTTTCAATGAGTACCAGCAGCTCAAGCGTGAAGCCCGCTGGCAGCATCTGGAAAACAATCAGCGTAATGCATTCTCCATCGGGCTGCTGGGCGCAGGCGTGCTGGGCGGCAGCGTGGCGAAAAGCCTGCTGGACTGGGGCTTCCCGGTGCGCTGCTGGAGCCGCTCGCCCAAGCAGATCGACGGCGTGACCAGCTTCCACGGCCAGGAACAGCTGAGCGAGTTTCTCTCCGGCACGCAGGTACTGATTAACCTGCTGCCCAATACCCCGCAGACCGTCGGCATCATTAATCGGCCGCTGTTAAGCCAGCTGAAGCCGGGTGCGTTTCTGATCAACCTGGCCCGCGGGGCGCACGTGGTGGACGACGATCTGCTGGCGGCGCTGGCGGCGGGGGAGGTGAAGGCCGCCGCGCTGGACGTGTTCAACGTTGAACCTTTACCTGCCGATCATCCTTTCTGGTCGCATCCTGATATCGCCATGACGCCGCATAATGCGGCTGTAACCTTACCCGAGGAAGCTATGGACTACATCGCAGGGGCGATTACGCAGTTTGAAAATAATCAGATGCCGGAAGGCCGCGTTGATTTAGAACTCGGTTACTAA
- a CDS encoding DMT family transporter, whose protein sequence is MALRHFFLILLVVSIWAFNNIAIKWGLMDLPPLLITTLRFVVVALILVPFTRVNLQQLRYLIVLAFTFGFMHFSLLFISLNNTDAGTAAVIVQLGTPIAMLLAMVILKEKLRPVQLFGIAISLSGVVVLSGSPTIPNWWVLVLLLLSALGWAISNMIVKKSPPISPITMTGWLSFLAIPIVGCASWLTESDQLTLLVNSSWRGWFGILFSAIGSSIVAYSLWYSLLKHYNVNLIMPYSLLTPVLAVVMGVLVLGDEMNGFKIAGSLLVILGTAIAVINLRNLRMHAKLARFRYAGRSKRH, encoded by the coding sequence GTGGCGCTGCGGCATTTTTTCCTGATACTTCTGGTGGTATCGATCTGGGCATTTAACAATATTGCCATCAAATGGGGTCTGATGGACCTGCCCCCTTTGCTGATCACCACCCTGCGATTTGTGGTGGTGGCGCTGATTCTGGTGCCCTTTACCCGCGTGAATCTTCAGCAGCTGCGCTATCTTATCGTCCTGGCCTTTACCTTCGGCTTTATGCACTTCTCGCTGCTGTTTATCAGCCTCAACAATACCGATGCCGGAACGGCGGCGGTCATTGTCCAGCTCGGTACGCCGATTGCCATGCTGCTGGCGATGGTGATCCTGAAAGAGAAGCTGCGGCCGGTCCAGCTGTTCGGCATTGCCATTTCACTCAGCGGTGTGGTGGTGCTTTCCGGCAGTCCGACCATCCCGAACTGGTGGGTACTGGTGCTGCTGCTGCTCAGCGCACTCGGCTGGGCAATCAGCAATATGATCGTCAAAAAGTCGCCGCCGATAAGTCCGATTACCATGACCGGCTGGCTGTCTTTTCTGGCGATCCCTATCGTTGGCTGCGCCTCCTGGCTGACCGAATCCGATCAGCTGACGCTGCTGGTCAATTCTTCGTGGCGCGGCTGGTTCGGCATTCTGTTCAGCGCCATCGGCTCGTCGATCGTGGCCTATTCCCTGTGGTACAGCCTGCTTAAGCACTATAACGTCAACCTGATTATGCCGTATTCCCTGCTGACCCCGGTGCTGGCGGTGGTGATGGGCGTGCTGGTGCTGGGCGATGAGATGAACGGCTTTAAGATCGCAGGTTCGCTGCTGGTGATCCTGGGGACGGCGATTGCCGTCATTAATCTGCGCAACCTGCGCATGCATGCCAAACTGGCGCGGTTCCGCTACGCGGGGCGCAGCAAAAGGCACTAA
- a CDS encoding CoA transferase — translation MNDRITAELWQQLWQGLRNALSAPPALKITGRQALVSAYPVSELATTSMALAAQAAASLNDNDRPLRIDCALASRWFQHALRPIHRPPAALWDPFAGDYACADGWVRLHTNAPHHREAMERVLGQHDNRQALADTVAEWDRFTLEQAVVDAGGCAAALRSLQEWQQHPQGQSVSREALIEQSLQPCGPAPAWSLPPARPLLGVRVLDLTRIIAGPVATRFLAGLGADVLRIDPHGWHEPALEEEMTLGKRCARLDLKSTDDRRRFEQLLAQSDVLVHGYRADALSNLGYDPETRQKLRPGLVDVSLNAWGWTGPWRNRRGFDSLVQMACGIADRGREWQGGDAPVPLPVQALDHATGYLMAAAVLEGLRQRLQHGTGFTARLSLARTACLLTDHPLSADELPGGLGARQPQDEEQEMVLSGWGMAAQLRAPFWLPGTPLMWSRSPSPLGSAAAEWRENGS, via the coding sequence ATGAACGATCGGATAACCGCTGAACTCTGGCAGCAGCTGTGGCAGGGGTTACGAAACGCCCTCTCCGCTCCGCCTGCGCTGAAGATAACCGGCCGTCAGGCGCTGGTTTCCGCCTACCCGGTCAGTGAGCTGGCCACCACCAGCATGGCGCTGGCCGCTCAGGCCGCCGCCAGCCTGAACGACAACGATCGGCCGCTGCGCATCGACTGTGCCCTCGCTTCCCGCTGGTTCCAGCACGCCCTGCGGCCGATTCATCGCCCGCCCGCCGCCCTGTGGGATCCCTTTGCCGGAGACTACGCCTGTGCTGACGGCTGGGTCCGCCTGCATACCAACGCACCGCACCACCGGGAAGCAATGGAGCGCGTACTGGGGCAGCACGATAACCGTCAGGCACTGGCGGATACGGTGGCGGAATGGGACCGTTTCACCCTCGAGCAGGCGGTGGTCGATGCCGGTGGCTGCGCCGCCGCCCTGCGCAGCCTGCAGGAATGGCAGCAGCATCCGCAGGGCCAGAGCGTCAGCCGTGAGGCACTGATAGAGCAAAGCCTGCAGCCCTGCGGCCCGGCACCGGCGTGGTCGCTGCCGCCGGCCCGCCCGCTGCTCGGCGTGCGGGTGCTGGATTTGACGCGGATTATTGCCGGGCCGGTCGCCACCCGTTTTCTGGCCGGGCTGGGTGCCGACGTCCTGCGCATCGATCCCCACGGCTGGCATGAACCGGCGCTAGAAGAAGAGATGACCCTGGGCAAACGCTGTGCGCGGCTGGATCTGAAATCAACGGATGATCGACGCCGGTTCGAGCAATTACTCGCTCAGAGCGACGTGCTGGTCCACGGTTATCGTGCCGATGCGCTGAGCAATCTGGGCTATGACCCGGAAACGCGGCAAAAACTCAGGCCGGGCCTGGTCGACGTCAGCCTGAACGCGTGGGGATGGACGGGGCCGTGGCGTAACCGGCGCGGCTTTGACAGCCTGGTGCAGATGGCCTGCGGCATTGCCGATCGCGGGCGTGAATGGCAGGGAGGCGATGCGCCGGTCCCGTTACCGGTGCAGGCGCTCGACCACGCTACCGGCTATCTGATGGCGGCGGCGGTGCTGGAAGGGCTGCGCCAGCGGCTGCAGCACGGCACGGGGTTTACCGCGCGTCTGTCGCTGGCGCGCACCGCCTGCCTGTTGACCGACCATCCTTTATCTGCCGACGAACTGCCTGGCGGTCTGGGTGCCAGGCAGCCGCAGGATGAAGAACAGGAAATGGTGCTGTCAGGCTGGGGAATGGCGGCTCAGCTTCGCGCTCCGTTCTGGCTGCCGGGAACGCCGCTGATGTGGTCGCGATCCCCCTCGCCGCTGGGTTCAGCTGCGGCAGAATGGCGGGAAAACGGTAGCTGA